From one Microbulbifer sp. A4B17 genomic stretch:
- a CDS encoding transposase domain-containing protein: MYHLRALCLHFSLIRTARLHGLNPYRYYVKVLEAIPSCQCVEDYEALLPWNIQLERVGMVAAA; encoded by the coding sequence ATGTACCATTTACGGGCACTGTGTCTGCACTTTAGTTTGATTCGCACAGCCAGGCTCCACGGCCTTAACCCCTACAGGTATTACGTGAAGGTACTTGAAGCAATTCCTTCCTGCCAATGTGTTGAAGATTATGAGGCACTGCTACCCTGGAATATCCAGCTTGAGAGAGTTGGGATGGTCGCAGCAGCGTAA
- a CDS encoding multicopper oxidase family protein, with amino-acid sequence MRRENTRMLILATGACSLLFSSFGSTSLYANDSEASWEVTSQPTKLVDPNKVCKFKNDLPIPSTIDVRDVVPPYNRVNLTIEKTRADLGLKYCDGSNRVFPKAKVYGFRLEGENEVHSPGPTFLVKEDHPISVAFDNKLQGPHLFPVDTSIHVPYVVRKDPNARPVVIHLHGGHTEPRSDGHPEAWYTKNFASTGEKFNLDNYRYNYSNTQDATTLWYHDHTVGLTRLNNYAGTAGFYLITDDNEQELIDEGRLPKSKRTIPIMVQDKLFSANGQLYYPGVHGEPLSPFANVEIRPEWPDPTILDEFFGNVILVNGKVWPRHKVSPSVYRLRLLNASDTRSYVFKFETESESKLEFYVIGSDGGFLNHPTKVKQLVMSPAERYDILVDFTPYEGKQIFLRNEGADEVFRGYFNPKLPAPHDQIKRLVFKKNDNWFLSGSPVGEKAAPTKVAREIMRFDIGRGSYQSNSYFKKDCEPYCIGNLNLSTDTHLRDLPTLPKSIDKRRRLSLHRVSDNEGDNLEHGRSLLMLGTFDIGSLFFQDRPTEIVEVGSTEIWEFHNTTASAHPIHVHLVEFSILNRQQAFYGAPILKPQVNPSDPFGELIIGAKINPKEFKLTGRKIRPQPSEAGRKDTVITLPGYVTRIKANFDCTGIDCTNGEYVWHCHLLSHEDYDMMRPMKIYGRNLSNNEKPAPYRLNADDRDSNSSYLEAWLGQNNEIGRPFDTTNFNQSLKAGDAGSHLTCKLTKRKM; translated from the coding sequence ATGAGGCGAGAAAACACACGCATGTTGATACTGGCTACTGGAGCCTGTTCACTCTTATTCAGCAGCTTTGGCTCAACTAGTCTGTATGCAAACGACAGCGAAGCGAGTTGGGAAGTAACATCGCAACCAACGAAGCTGGTAGATCCCAATAAGGTTTGTAAATTTAAGAACGATCTTCCTATTCCATCCACAATTGATGTGCGGGATGTGGTGCCACCTTACAATAGAGTCAACCTTACCATCGAAAAGACGCGGGCTGATCTAGGACTAAAGTATTGTGATGGCTCTAATAGGGTGTTTCCCAAGGCAAAGGTCTATGGTTTCAGGCTGGAGGGAGAAAATGAGGTGCACTCTCCAGGTCCGACCTTCCTAGTGAAGGAAGACCACCCCATTTCTGTGGCCTTCGACAATAAACTGCAGGGACCCCACCTATTTCCGGTCGATACCTCAATACATGTTCCATACGTAGTGCGGAAGGATCCTAATGCTCGCCCCGTCGTAATTCATTTGCATGGCGGGCATACGGAACCTCGCAGCGATGGTCATCCGGAAGCTTGGTATACGAAGAATTTTGCGTCTACGGGGGAAAAATTCAACCTCGATAACTACCGTTACAACTACTCGAATACTCAGGATGCCACGACACTGTGGTATCACGATCATACCGTTGGGCTTACCCGGCTCAACAATTATGCAGGTACAGCCGGCTTTTACCTGATCACAGATGACAACGAACAGGAGTTGATTGACGAAGGAAGGCTTCCCAAGAGTAAGCGAACTATCCCAATTATGGTGCAGGACAAACTGTTCAGTGCAAACGGACAACTCTACTACCCAGGGGTCCATGGTGAACCTTTGTCGCCCTTTGCGAATGTGGAAATACGGCCTGAATGGCCCGACCCAACTATTCTCGATGAGTTCTTTGGCAATGTTATTTTGGTAAACGGAAAAGTATGGCCGCGGCACAAGGTGAGCCCGAGTGTGTACCGACTTCGTCTGCTTAATGCATCAGACACGCGATCCTATGTGTTCAAATTTGAGACCGAGTCCGAATCCAAGCTGGAATTCTATGTGATTGGCTCCGATGGAGGATTTTTGAATCATCCCACTAAGGTTAAACAGTTGGTAATGTCTCCAGCCGAGCGGTATGACATTCTGGTAGATTTTACACCCTATGAAGGCAAACAGATCTTCCTGCGTAATGAAGGCGCTGATGAGGTGTTCAGAGGCTATTTCAACCCCAAGCTCCCAGCGCCACATGATCAGATCAAACGGCTGGTATTCAAGAAGAACGACAACTGGTTCTTGAGCGGGTCACCTGTCGGTGAGAAAGCGGCCCCGACAAAGGTTGCCAGAGAGATTATGCGCTTTGATATAGGGCGGGGGTCCTATCAATCGAACAGCTATTTTAAAAAGGATTGTGAGCCTTATTGTATCGGAAATTTGAATCTATCCACTGATACTCACCTACGTGACCTACCAACCTTGCCTAAATCAATCGACAAGCGCCGGAGATTATCACTACATCGAGTATCGGATAATGAAGGTGATAACCTAGAGCACGGCCGCAGTCTTCTCATGTTGGGCACCTTTGATATTGGCAGTTTGTTTTTTCAGGACAGACCTACAGAGATTGTTGAGGTAGGATCAACAGAGATTTGGGAATTTCACAATACCACCGCCTCCGCACACCCGATTCATGTGCACCTCGTAGAGTTCAGTATCCTGAACCGTCAACAGGCTTTTTACGGTGCCCCAATCTTAAAGCCTCAAGTGAATCCCTCTGACCCGTTTGGCGAATTGATTATTGGCGCAAAAATTAACCCAAAAGAATTCAAGCTGACAGGACGTAAGATTCGTCCCCAGCCCAGTGAGGCCGGGCGCAAAGATACAGTAATCACCCTCCCCGGTTATGTCACTCGGATCAAAGCGAATTTTGATTGTACGGGGATCGATTGCACTAATGGAGAGTATGTATGGCACTGTCACCTACTGTCCCATGAGGACTACGACATGATGCGTCCAATGAAGATATATGGAAGAAACTTGAGTAACAACGAAAAGCCAGCTCCCTATCGATTGAATGCGGATGATCGTGACTCTAATTCCAGTTATCTTGAGGCTTGGTTGGGCCAAAATAATGAGATAGGTAGGCCTTTCGATACCACTAATTTCAACCAGAGCCTAAAAGCTGGGGACGCTGGCAGCCACCTTACCTGCAAACTAACTAAGAGGAAGATGTAA
- a CDS encoding site-specific integrase, with translation MSQRFDAIPLFDSYRPFYAIDRGDLFSEDTPAVKSFVHSITNAVPEAITDYRHVKDFLWSKCRRSEATYNAFRSESERFLLWAWCIHGKSVAMMKKRDIEAYIDFVVTPPRSWIGTQVCRRFLVNNGLKETNKDWRPFVAKLSKAERKESLRSASVSDIKPDIGDYALAQKSLREVFSNLSVLYNHLVEEDYAFGNVIAAVKKASPHLIIDVSNDSVKRLSALQWEYVLESTRAKADEDPTWERHLFIVASMKSLYLRVSELSCRPKWSPKMGDFYREEDDWWFTAFGKGNKKRKVSVPVDFLDYLRRYRISRGLDGLPAVGESSPLLHPIRKHNPGLRSRTIAILTQEAFDLASEKMVQDGFEDDAKVLLATSTHWLRHTGASMDVETRALKDLSADLGHGRLSTTDKEYVHADDKERAASGRTRQV, from the coding sequence ATGTCACAGCGCTTTGATGCGATACCACTATTTGATTCCTACCGTCCGTTCTACGCTATTGATCGAGGGGATCTATTCTCAGAAGACACTCCTGCAGTTAAAAGTTTCGTGCACTCAATCACAAATGCCGTGCCCGAGGCCATTACTGATTACCGACACGTAAAGGACTTTCTTTGGAGTAAATGTCGGCGCTCAGAAGCGACTTACAACGCGTTCAGGAGCGAATCTGAGCGTTTTTTGTTATGGGCCTGGTGCATACACGGCAAATCAGTTGCCATGATGAAAAAGCGAGACATTGAGGCTTACATTGATTTTGTAGTCACCCCTCCAAGAAGTTGGATTGGAACTCAGGTATGCCGAAGATTCTTGGTCAATAATGGTTTAAAAGAAACTAACAAGGATTGGAGACCCTTCGTAGCGAAGCTCAGTAAGGCGGAACGGAAAGAATCTCTTAGAAGTGCTTCCGTTTCAGATATCAAACCAGATATTGGTGATTATGCTCTAGCGCAGAAGTCTCTAAGAGAAGTCTTCTCAAACCTGAGTGTACTTTACAACCACTTAGTTGAAGAAGACTATGCTTTCGGAAATGTAATTGCAGCCGTCAAGAAGGCCTCCCCCCATCTAATTATCGATGTATCAAACGATTCAGTTAAACGTTTGTCTGCACTACAGTGGGAGTATGTTTTGGAAAGTACTCGGGCCAAAGCTGATGAAGATCCAACTTGGGAGCGACACCTTTTTATCGTTGCCAGCATGAAAAGTCTTTATTTGCGTGTTAGTGAGTTGTCATGCCGGCCGAAATGGAGTCCCAAAATGGGGGATTTTTACCGGGAGGAAGATGACTGGTGGTTTACTGCGTTTGGAAAAGGCAATAAAAAGAGAAAGGTCAGCGTACCGGTTGATTTTTTAGACTATTTACGGAGATATCGTATTAGTCGTGGGCTGGACGGGTTGCCAGCAGTTGGCGAGTCATCCCCCCTACTCCACCCAATTCGAAAACATAATCCGGGGCTAAGATCACGAACAATCGCGATATTAACTCAGGAAGCGTTTGACCTAGCCAGTGAAAAGATGGTGCAGGATGGCTTTGAAGATGATGCAAAAGTCCTCTTGGCTACTTCTACTCATTGGCTTCGTCACACAGGTGCATCAATGGATGTAGAAACTAGAGCTCTTAAAGACCTGTCGGCAGACCTAGGACATGGGAGGTTGAGTACTACCGATAAAGAATATGTCCATGCGGATGATAAAGAGCGGGCAGCGTCTGGGAGAACGAGGCAAGTTTGA
- a CDS encoding SDR family oxidoreductase: MITGCSSGFGLQTARHFLDKGWTVIATMRKPDPAQLPSSDHLHIIQLDISNRDSIANAIEDAGPIDVLVNNAGVGWLAPFEGTSDDNLRRVFETNTLGTFEMIRAVLPQMRAKRAGVIINISSSVTLKSLPLASIYTASKAAVNAFTECLALELAPLGIRTHIVLPGQAPKTSFGQNAMALMAESNCTPEDYQAYVTGIMEAFRDPLGKDFTEPDDVVQAIWNAVTDTNSAIHIPAGKDAVALTV; encoded by the coding sequence ATGATTACTGGATGTTCCTCGGGGTTTGGACTGCAGACAGCCCGCCACTTTCTGGACAAAGGATGGACGGTCATCGCCACCATGAGGAAACCGGACCCAGCACAGTTACCCAGCTCTGACCATTTGCACATTATTCAACTGGATATATCAAATCGGGACAGCATCGCCAACGCGATCGAGGACGCAGGACCTATTGATGTGTTAGTCAACAACGCAGGTGTTGGCTGGCTGGCGCCTTTTGAAGGTACTTCCGACGACAACCTTCGTAGGGTTTTCGAGACCAACACACTAGGCACATTCGAAATGATCCGCGCCGTATTACCGCAAATGCGTGCAAAAAGAGCTGGTGTGATTATCAACATCTCCTCAAGCGTGACACTTAAGTCTTTACCGCTTGCATCGATCTATACGGCCAGTAAAGCGGCTGTGAACGCCTTTACAGAGTGTCTAGCGCTTGAGCTGGCACCCTTGGGTATCCGAACTCATATCGTGCTGCCTGGCCAAGCGCCGAAAACGAGCTTCGGACAGAACGCAATGGCCCTGATGGCTGAATCCAACTGCACTCCAGAGGACTACCAGGCTTATGTTACGGGTATCATGGAGGCCTTTAGGGATCCGTTGGGCAAGGATTTTACCGAACCTGACGATGTCGTACAGGCAATCTGGAATGCTGTAACTGATACCAACAGCGCAATACACATTCCTGCGGGTAAAGATGCCGTCGCACTGACAGTGTGA
- a CDS encoding AraC family transcriptional regulator has product MCDPYSEIISLLQPQASYSKLVHASGAFRVRRDDMDDTFYCSLLSGQACLKIDGKEPLILVAGDFVLIPAAKSFTFSSVDPPPSKGLLSQPVEGEDGIFRLGPPDTEPSVQQLIGHCTFASPDAELLVSLLPDMVVVHGEGRLAALTGFLRDEARSDRPARSAVVEHLLQILLIEAFRSAAEPCATAGLLRGLADLRIGPILRAMHAAPDRSWTVPELAREAGLSRSAFFARFNQIVGVAPMSYLLNWRMTLAKHMLRSGQQSISEIANRIGYGSPSAFSTAFTRYVGSPPARYSKAIECE; this is encoded by the coding sequence ATGTGTGACCCCTACTCCGAAATAATTTCCCTTCTCCAACCTCAGGCGTCCTATTCAAAGCTCGTCCATGCTTCGGGGGCATTTCGGGTACGACGGGATGATATGGACGATACATTCTATTGTTCGCTCTTATCTGGACAGGCATGTTTGAAGATCGACGGCAAGGAACCATTGATTTTGGTAGCCGGGGATTTCGTCCTTATCCCTGCAGCCAAGTCCTTCACTTTTTCCAGTGTTGACCCCCCACCATCTAAAGGACTGCTTAGTCAGCCTGTTGAAGGCGAAGACGGCATCTTCAGGCTTGGACCGCCTGATACAGAACCGAGCGTGCAGCAGCTAATCGGCCATTGCACCTTTGCAAGTCCGGATGCGGAGCTACTGGTTTCGCTTTTACCGGATATGGTTGTGGTTCACGGTGAAGGGAGACTCGCGGCATTAACTGGCTTTCTACGCGATGAAGCGCGCTCGGACCGCCCGGCGCGAAGTGCTGTCGTTGAGCACTTGTTACAAATTCTTCTGATCGAAGCATTTCGGTCTGCCGCTGAGCCCTGTGCAACGGCAGGCCTATTGCGAGGCTTGGCAGATTTACGCATTGGTCCAATATTGCGAGCCATGCATGCTGCACCCGACCGTTCCTGGACGGTGCCTGAACTCGCAAGAGAGGCAGGGTTATCGCGCTCCGCCTTTTTTGCACGTTTTAACCAGATTGTAGGGGTAGCTCCGATGTCTTACCTGCTGAATTGGCGAATGACGCTCGCAAAGCATATGCTACGTTCGGGTCAGCAAAGCATCTCCGAAATTGCCAACAGGATTGGCTATGGTTCTCCTAGCGCATTCAGCACTGCATTCACTCGATACGTTGGTTCTCCGCCCGCACGATACTCAAAAGCTATTGAGTGTGAGTGA
- a CDS encoding carboxymuconolactone decarboxylase family protein has product MVNFTRYTIETAPEASKKTLEAAKKKMGFVPNLMATMAESPVMVESYLTLMGLFDKSRLSETEREIILMTNSRLNGCTYCMAAHTAVCKMAGVNEDVIKALRSGKTIDDPKLEALRKFSVIINEKRGWATEEEVEAFLAAGYTKETVLEVIVGTSLKVLSNYSTHNLNVSLDDAFSSMAWSKDMDSSG; this is encoded by the coding sequence ATGGTTAATTTTACACGTTACACAATTGAAACAGCTCCAGAAGCCTCTAAAAAAACTCTAGAAGCCGCTAAAAAGAAAATGGGATTTGTACCCAATCTAATGGCAACCATGGCCGAATCACCCGTAATGGTAGAGAGCTACCTAACACTTATGGGACTATTTGATAAATCTCGCTTGAGTGAAACAGAGCGAGAGATAATTCTGATGACAAACAGTCGCCTAAATGGTTGCACCTACTGCATGGCTGCGCATACTGCAGTTTGCAAAATGGCCGGTGTAAATGAAGATGTAATCAAGGCCCTGCGCAGTGGAAAAACAATTGATGACCCTAAGCTCGAAGCACTACGAAAATTCAGTGTCATTATTAATGAGAAACGTGGATGGGCTACAGAAGAGGAAGTTGAGGCGTTTCTTGCAGCGGGTTATACGAAAGAGACGGTTCTAGAGGTGATAGTTGGAACCAGTCTAAAAGTACTCTCTAATTATTCTACTCACAATCTAAATGTCAGTCTTGATGATGCATTTTCATCAATGGCTTGGAGTAAGGATATGGATTCATCCGGCTAA
- a CDS encoding peroxiredoxin-like family protein, with translation MSLQDKLDAFKEVFKQQAPEGAFEAFARSSKELAASGQVERSIKVGEKVPYFTLPDSEGNDVVLEELLAKGPVILTFYRGVWCPYCNIELQALEEVAAEIKARGATLVAISMQGPAESRKSQRDNKLSFPILTDQSGKLAEKFGIRWTLQSYVIEFHKVFKVELPTIHRDGAWNLPMPARYVIDTDGTIAYAEVNPDYTRRPEPSDLFPVLEKLSQSTTA, from the coding sequence ATGTCTCTTCAAGACAAACTAGATGCTTTCAAAGAAGTATTTAAGCAACAGGCCCCGGAAGGAGCATTTGAAGCCTTTGCCAGATCATCCAAGGAATTGGCTGCTAGTGGCCAAGTTGAACGTTCGATTAAAGTAGGAGAGAAAGTCCCATACTTTACATTGCCAGATTCAGAAGGTAACGACGTTGTCCTGGAAGAACTCCTTGCCAAAGGACCCGTTATTCTAACGTTCTATCGAGGCGTGTGGTGCCCTTACTGCAATATTGAGCTGCAAGCGTTAGAAGAAGTTGCTGCAGAGATCAAAGCGCGTGGCGCAACCCTGGTTGCTATTTCCATGCAAGGGCCCGCCGAAAGCCGCAAATCTCAGAGAGATAACAAGCTAAGCTTCCCAATTCTGACTGATCAAAGTGGAAAGCTTGCTGAAAAGTTTGGTATCCGCTGGACATTGCAATCTTATGTAATTGAGTTCCACAAGGTATTCAAAGTCGAACTCCCGACCATCCATCGTGACGGCGCGTGGAACTTACCTATGCCAGCAAGATATGTCATAGATACGGATGGAACAATCGCATATGCAGAGGTGAATCCTGACTACACGCGTCGCCCCGAACCCAGCGACTTATTTCCCGTACTTGAAAAGCTGAGTCAGTCTACAACTGCATAG
- a CDS encoding LysR family transcriptional regulator: MFQQAHLNEIVVFIAVAEHGSFTKAAASLNSTKSGAGKAVKKLEEELGLKLFNRTTRSIRLTEEGKIFLDAAKHALETINEARLLLHARKDEPAGRLRINLPIGIGRNIVSALKGFTQLHPKVTVEVSLSDSLEDAIKGEWDVVVRIGELEDSSFIAKTLCGSRRILCASPEYLSQKGKPKTLEELREHDALVFRAPTGKVRAWSFRENDDSITEFSPSPLAIFRDGRTLIDAVVAGMGIAQVYDTALGSSIQNGEVIELFPEKVVSGPPVSALIPSGRAMPAKTRVFIDFLQSVLS; the protein is encoded by the coding sequence GTGTTTCAGCAAGCCCATTTGAACGAAATAGTCGTATTTATTGCCGTAGCCGAACACGGCAGCTTTACAAAGGCGGCGGCATCATTGAACTCAACCAAATCAGGCGCTGGTAAGGCAGTTAAGAAGCTTGAGGAGGAATTGGGTCTTAAGCTATTCAACAGAACCACACGAAGTATCAGGCTTACAGAAGAAGGCAAAATATTTCTAGATGCCGCAAAACATGCGTTAGAAACAATTAATGAGGCCAGGCTTTTGCTGCATGCCAGGAAGGATGAGCCTGCTGGACGATTGCGTATCAATTTGCCAATAGGCATAGGCCGAAATATTGTCAGTGCTTTGAAGGGGTTCACGCAATTGCATCCCAAGGTTACGGTCGAGGTCTCTCTTTCAGATAGCCTGGAGGACGCTATTAAAGGTGAATGGGATGTCGTTGTTAGAATTGGCGAACTAGAGGATAGTTCTTTTATCGCAAAAACATTATGCGGATCCAGGCGTATCTTATGTGCTTCGCCTGAATATCTTTCACAGAAAGGTAAACCTAAGACTTTAGAAGAGTTGAGAGAGCATGATGCTCTTGTTTTCAGAGCGCCCACTGGAAAAGTAAGGGCCTGGTCATTTCGAGAAAATGATGACTCAATTACTGAATTCTCCCCTTCCCCACTGGCGATTTTTAGAGATGGGCGAACATTAATCGATGCAGTGGTCGCTGGTATGGGTATTGCTCAGGTATATGATACAGCTCTCGGTTCTTCTATTCAGAATGGCGAGGTTATTGAGTTGTTTCCTGAGAAAGTAGTATCTGGTCCACCCGTTAGCGCACTGATTCCCAGCGGTAGAGCGATGCCTGCGAAAACGAGAGTTTTTATCGATTTTCTACAAAGCGTGCTGAGTTAG
- a CDS encoding peroxiredoxin codes for MKAKLILPMILLNMLGGVGSGIMIYISGGDPVWVGALLATLPLPFFLMVLTNVFSISRTSERLPVIQAVNFIGVALVAYSTYSNQAPISLPQYIPIAAAALGFVSLHWYIWSFSVYNRKKSKAISKGQKLPEIHFNRLDKSGVSSSSFDESKTLLVFFRANWCPFCMNQLKEVKKYAETLKQHDVKVKFISNQGYDNSRKLADKLDLPGHFEILQDDNLMGAKALGIEDIGGSPAGMPGYPKDTVMATVIALDKGGKVLFGDETDNYRRRPNPTTFLHIFEDSSPQLEKGKPTLKSIA; via the coding sequence ATGAAAGCAAAACTTATTTTACCAATGATTCTATTAAACATGCTTGGCGGAGTAGGGTCCGGCATCATGATCTATATATCTGGCGGTGATCCGGTTTGGGTCGGCGCACTTTTAGCGACCCTGCCTTTACCATTTTTCTTGATGGTCTTAACAAATGTGTTCAGCATTTCAAGAACGTCAGAAAGATTACCAGTTATTCAAGCCGTTAACTTTATAGGAGTTGCACTGGTTGCTTATTCAACTTATTCGAACCAGGCTCCAATATCCTTGCCTCAGTACATTCCTATTGCAGCTGCTGCCCTGGGCTTCGTATCCCTTCACTGGTATATCTGGTCATTCTCCGTCTACAACCGTAAAAAGAGTAAAGCCATATCAAAAGGCCAAAAACTGCCTGAAATACACTTTAATCGGTTAGATAAATCAGGTGTGTCTTCCTCTTCTTTTGACGAATCTAAAACACTACTGGTTTTCTTTCGAGCCAACTGGTGCCCATTTTGTATGAACCAGTTAAAAGAAGTGAAGAAGTATGCAGAGACACTTAAGCAACATGATGTGAAAGTAAAGTTTATTTCTAACCAAGGCTACGACAACTCAAGAAAGCTAGCCGATAAACTTGACTTGCCTGGTCATTTTGAAATTCTTCAAGATGACAACCTAATGGGGGCTAAAGCTCTAGGTATTGAAGATATTGGCGGTTCCCCTGCAGGAATGCCTGGGTACCCTAAGGATACTGTTATGGCTACGGTGATAGCACTGGATAAAGGTGGCAAGGTTCTGTTCGGTGACGAGACCGACAATTATCGCAGACGCCCAAATCCTACGACTTTCTTGCATATTTTTGAAGACTCATCACCACAGCTTGAAAAGGGCAAGCCAACCCTTAAAAGTATTGCTTAG
- a CDS encoding NmrA family NAD(P)-binding protein codes for MNKQTKRRLLVIGATGKVGREVVLNLVKDPSVQTVAAIRRDDQSQSMLDIGAEPVWLDLDNVSSVEKSVNGIDGILLMTGYTVDMMKHSKRVIDAAKRANVSHIVHIGASGADTAEVSHWGWHQMIEAYIEKQGFRFTHLRPEGFMQNLLSFGWLQPGALTNLIGNARWSWVDARDVAAIASEALKHPDKFSGQTWRLGYDAATMIEVAEMISELVEQPVKLEQLDPQIFFERAVAAGADPAYMACIRDQFRLNAAGAIPNADETFDKTTFEAAVGRLPSTWKEFIQRNSDDLKSAASS; via the coding sequence ATGAATAAGCAAACAAAAAGACGCCTTCTCGTAATTGGTGCCACAGGAAAGGTTGGTAGGGAGGTAGTTCTTAATTTAGTCAAGGATCCAAGTGTCCAGACAGTTGCAGCAATCCGCCGAGATGACCAATCACAATCAATGCTAGATATTGGCGCTGAACCGGTTTGGCTTGATCTTGATAACGTGAGTAGCGTTGAAAAATCTGTAAATGGTATTGATGGCATTCTTCTGATGACTGGTTATACCGTTGATATGATGAAGCACTCCAAGCGGGTTATTGATGCGGCAAAGCGTGCCAATGTCAGCCATATTGTCCACATTGGTGCTTCCGGGGCTGACACTGCCGAGGTCTCCCACTGGGGCTGGCATCAGATGATTGAAGCCTACATTGAGAAGCAAGGATTTAGATTTACTCATCTGCGGCCGGAAGGATTCATGCAGAACTTACTCAGTTTTGGATGGTTGCAACCTGGCGCCTTAACCAACTTGATCGGTAACGCACGATGGAGCTGGGTTGATGCACGTGACGTAGCAGCAATTGCTTCGGAGGCACTAAAACACCCTGATAAGTTCAGCGGTCAAACCTGGCGCCTTGGCTATGACGCAGCCACTATGATCGAAGTTGCTGAGATGATTAGTGAGCTGGTGGAGCAACCAGTTAAGTTAGAACAGTTAGATCCTCAAATTTTCTTTGAAAGAGCTGTGGCTGCAGGTGCTGACCCAGCTTACATGGCGTGTATTCGCGATCAGTTTCGACTGAATGCAGCGGGTGCTATTCCCAATGCTGATGAAACATTTGACAAGACAACTTTTGAAGCAGCAGTTGGGCGATTACCCTCGACTTGGAAAGAGTTCATCCAACGAAATTCTGACGATTTGAAGAGCGCAGCATCCTCATAA
- a CDS encoding serine hydrolase, with protein MERRDFAKLFLGVTSVFAVPRPLIALDTLSSHPVNDDNEFQRLIRHRILKQHAAHAAVAGTLNSSGRRIITVREPEAKDTYQLGGDTIFEIASLTKIFTALLLAVEVVHKRVKLDDPLQDYVPAGVKAPTFEGQQITLADLATHSASLPLRPNNLAASAPDAPNKYAGYSFEQLYGGLPSYHLKASPGTQFSYSNLAFGLLGQGLALKEGRSFATILRERVTGPLGLSDTTLEDDPKKSARRAQGHDFYLSPIGPTSDGVLSPAGGLRSTASDLLTLLDLFINGRGPKDLVAASRLMLSIDRPGGSDITRMALGWRRTTTNGETYYWSNGSSDGSRTFMGFNPARRAGVVALADTASGEGLDDIGHHFLNPEQTVSTKVVSAPDFITLPEEVLLRGVGRYGHGTDDIVEVSRGYTGLIVSAEYGEFVIRPQSSTIYASKMVPGLTIEFEEGDTNPARSFTLRQGGKAYSYKRLP; from the coding sequence ATGGAACGACGTGATTTCGCAAAATTATTTCTTGGGGTTACTTCTGTATTTGCTGTCCCTCGACCACTCATCGCTTTAGATACTTTATCAAGTCATCCAGTGAATGATGATAACGAGTTTCAACGTCTCATTCGCCATCGTATTCTTAAGCAACACGCAGCACATGCAGCAGTTGCAGGTACCCTAAATTCTTCTGGTCGTCGAATCATTACTGTTCGAGAGCCTGAAGCCAAGGATACTTATCAACTAGGGGGCGATACGATTTTTGAAATTGCGTCGTTAACTAAGATATTTACGGCCTTGCTATTGGCTGTTGAAGTTGTACATAAGAGAGTGAAACTCGATGATCCTCTCCAGGATTACGTACCAGCCGGTGTAAAAGCTCCAACTTTTGAAGGACAACAAATCACTCTCGCCGACCTGGCTACCCATAGTGCTTCTCTTCCACTAAGACCAAATAATCTTGCTGCATCGGCACCCGATGCGCCCAATAAGTACGCTGGTTATTCCTTTGAGCAGCTCTATGGTGGCTTGCCAAGCTATCATCTGAAAGCTAGCCCGGGTACTCAATTCAGCTATTCAAACCTGGCTTTTGGGCTCTTAGGTCAAGGACTTGCTTTGAAGGAAGGCCGCTCTTTTGCAACGATACTGCGAGAGCGTGTGACGGGACCTTTAGGGCTAAGTGATACCACTTTAGAGGATGATCCTAAGAAGTCTGCTCGGCGAGCTCAAGGCCATGACTTTTATCTCAGCCCGATCGGCCCAACAAGCGATGGAGTGCTCTCACCGGCTGGTGGTTTACGATCTACAGCCAGCGATCTCCTCACACTTCTCGACTTGTTTATCAACGGTCGAGGTCCTAAGGATTTGGTTGCAGCATCGCGGCTAATGCTGTCAATTGATAGGCCGGGAGGCAGTGATATCACTCGTATGGCCCTGGGTTGGCGCAGGACAACCACCAATGGAGAGACTTACTATTGGTCCAATGGCAGCAGTGATGGATCGCGTACATTTATGGGCTTTAACCCAGCGCGGAGAGCGGGTGTTGTTGCCTTGGCAGATACTGCCAGCGGTGAAGGGCTGGATGATATTGGCCATCACTTCTTGAACCCCGAGCAGACGGTATCTACCAAGGTTGTCTCTGCCCCAGATTTCATCACTTTACCAGAGGAGGTGCTTTTGAGAGGTGTCGGGCGCTATGGGCACGGAACAGATGATATTGTCGAAGTCAGCCGTGGCTATACAGGTCTTATTGTTTCAGCGGAATATGGAGAGTTCGTAATTCGACCTCAATCGTCCACAATCTACGCATCGAAGATGGTCCCAGGGTTGACTATTGAGTTTGAAGAGGGCGATACGAATCCTGCCCGCTCATTTACTCTTCGTCAAGGTGGAAAAGCTTATTCCTATAAGCGACTGCCCTAA